Proteins from a single region of Mucilaginibacter daejeonensis:
- a CDS encoding cysteine desulfurase family protein, whose amino-acid sequence MRIYLDNAATTPLDKEVFDAMTPYLLDHYGNPSSHHEQGRRARHAIEECRNTIAGLLNALPEEIIFTSGGTEADNTAILSAVHAAGIGHVITTRFEHHAVLHTLRDLQTKGLIKISFIDNDAHGNLDLQHLEQLLASNTRSLVSVMHANNEIGNLNDIEYIGQLCERYDALFHTDTVQTVGHYRHDLQKLKVHFLAASAHKFHGPKGVGFLYCRKGTPLIQLIHGGGQEKKLRAGTENIHGIVGLTTALQIAYAEIDEHQAYIQQLKDHFIKRLLNEVPEVSFNGNSAHADKSLYTVLNVGLPALEYSSLLRCLDEQGISVSGGSACSTGSSSHVLQAINTSAHKDNVRFSFSKFNTIAEIDSVITILSNIYQTLAA is encoded by the coding sequence ATGAGAATTTATCTTGACAACGCCGCGACCACTCCCTTAGATAAAGAAGTATTTGACGCCATGACCCCGTACCTGCTTGACCACTACGGCAACCCGTCGTCGCATCATGAGCAGGGTAGGCGCGCGCGTCATGCCATTGAGGAATGCCGAAACACCATTGCTGGTCTATTGAATGCATTGCCCGAAGAGATCATTTTTACCTCAGGAGGCACCGAGGCTGATAATACCGCTATACTTTCTGCCGTGCATGCGGCCGGTATCGGTCATGTGATCACCACCCGTTTTGAGCATCATGCGGTGTTGCATACCCTGCGCGACTTACAGACCAAAGGCTTGATCAAAATAAGCTTTATTGATAATGATGCGCACGGGAACCTTGACCTGCAACACCTGGAACAACTATTGGCAAGTAACACCCGGAGTTTGGTATCAGTTATGCATGCCAATAACGAGATCGGCAACCTAAACGATATCGAATATATAGGCCAGCTATGCGAACGTTACGATGCTCTGTTCCATACAGATACCGTGCAAACGGTAGGGCACTACCGCCACGACCTGCAAAAACTTAAGGTCCATTTCCTGGCTGCTTCGGCTCACAAATTTCATGGGCCTAAAGGCGTAGGATTTCTATACTGCCGTAAAGGGACACCACTGATACAATTGATACATGGGGGAGGTCAGGAGAAGAAACTAAGAGCCGGCACCGAGAATATACATGGCATAGTAGGGCTTACTACTGCCTTACAGATCGCCTATGCAGAGATAGATGAGCATCAGGCTTACATACAGCAGCTGAAAGATCACTTTATCAAAAGACTGCTTAATGAGGTACCCGAAGTCAGCTTTAATGGTAACTCTGCCCATGCTGATAAGAGCTTGTATACCGTATTAAATGTTGGACTGCCTGCATTGGAGTATAGTAGCCTGCTCCGATGTTTGGACGAGCAGGGCATCTCCGTATCAGGCGGTAGCGCTTGTTCTACCGGTTCTTCTTCACATGTGTTGCAGGCCATCAACACGTCGGCACATAAAGACAACGTGCGCTTCTCATTCAGTAAATTCAATACCATTGCCGAAATTGACAGTGTGATCACCATATTGTCGAACATTTATCAAACCTTAGCAGCATAA
- a CDS encoding peroxiredoxin, with product MSLRLGDKAPNFKAQTSQGEIDFYEFLGDSWGVLFSHPADYTPVCTTELGRTAALKDEFEKRNVKVAALSVDSVESHHGWISDINETQDVEVNFPIIADENREIAEAYDMIHPNASLTATVRSLFIIAPDKTIKLIITYPASTGRNFQEILRVIDSLQLTANYSVATPADWKEGEDVVITPAVKDEEIESRFPKGHTRVKPYLRLTPQPNK from the coding sequence ATGAGTTTAAGATTAGGCGATAAAGCCCCCAATTTTAAGGCACAGACCTCGCAAGGCGAGATAGATTTTTACGAATTTTTAGGCGACAGCTGGGGAGTATTGTTCTCGCACCCGGCCGATTATACACCGGTTTGTACCACGGAGCTTGGCCGCACAGCCGCTTTGAAAGATGAGTTCGAGAAACGTAACGTAAAAGTGGCTGCATTAAGCGTAGATTCGGTAGAATCGCATCATGGCTGGATCAGTGATATCAACGAGACCCAAGATGTGGAAGTGAACTTTCCCATTATTGCCGATGAGAACCGTGAGATAGCCGAAGCGTATGATATGATACACCCTAACGCGTCACTGACCGCTACCGTGCGTTCATTATTCATTATCGCGCCCGACAAGACCATCAAACTGATCATTACCTACCCTGCATCTACTGGCCGTAATTTTCAGGAGATACTGCGTGTGATCGATTCCCTGCAATTGACCGCCAACTATAGCGTGGCTACGCCAGCCGACTGGAAAGAAGGAGAGGACGTGGTGATCACTCCAGCCGTTAAGGACGAAGAGATCGAGAGCCGTTTCCCTAAAGGACATACTCGTGTTAAGCCTTACCTGCGTTTAACGCCGCAGCCGAACAAATAA
- a CDS encoding DUF2185 domain-containing protein: MAKNFNLKAEDIKDLIPRMGGCMATDKITVDGLKVNYMYRETPDNEIDSGWRFLSGTEDQEYLDNAENTMVYDVNTIANYDPAIIPYLHLPYPVELERAGAGDHFDIVTQ, from the coding sequence ATGGCGAAGAATTTTAATTTAAAAGCCGAAGACATCAAAGACCTTATTCCTCGCATGGGCGGATGCATGGCTACTGATAAGATCACCGTTGATGGCTTAAAGGTAAATTATATGTATCGCGAAACGCCGGACAACGAGATAGATAGTGGTTGGCGTTTCCTCTCCGGCACTGAGGATCAGGAATATCTCGATAACGCCGAGAACACGATGGTGTATGATGTCAATACGATAGCTAATTACGATCCGGCTATCATTCCGTACCTCCATCTACCTTATCCGGTCGAACTGGAGCGAGCAGGTGCGGGCGACCACTTCGATATTGTCACGCAATGA
- a CDS encoding GH92 family glycosyl hydrolase, with translation MSIHLFKKVSSFSLSILLSASFISANAQKKKNLTPLVDPFIGTGGHGHTFPGATLPFGMVQLSPDTRLEGWDGCSGYHYSDTTVYGFSHTHLSGTGVPDYCDILFMPTTGVPRLNNSEYRSGFKKANEEASPGYYKTYLDKYHIKAELTATLRAGLHRYTFPYTDKANIVIDLKHRDKVLDSWIEVVNDHEIRGMRRSSSWAKDQYVYFYAKFSKPFSTYSIASDEIAQPGKQKLEGKNIKMYVQFNDPNEVLVKVGISSVSADGALKNLDADLNDFDFKQTVKQAKAAWNTELNKIIVEGGGPQSNQQPVNTNNGGYPYAQRSRPRAAPAVDHAKNKQTIFYTSLYHCMMAPNVYSDIDGQYRGLDGKVHNAQGFNYYTVFSLWDTFRAEHPLLTLIDKKRTLDFIKTFLAMYEQASTLPVWPLASNETWCMIGNHAIPVIADAYSKGIRDFDAGKVLEAMKASVNRDQFGLTAYRTNGLVLGDTESESVSKTLEYAYDDYCIAQMAKMMGRNEDHDTYSKRAQYWKNVFNEQNGFMQARVNGSWYTPFYPTEVNNNYTEGNAWHYSFFVPQDVEGLMNSLGGREKFEAKLDELFTTTDKLSGREQADITGLIGQYAHGNEPSHHMAYLYNFTANPEKTQMRLNEIFRTQYSAKPDGLAGNEDCGQMSAWYVMSALGLYNIAPGQQQFMIGLPQFDKATVTLENGKKFVVTNSGASVGLNNTYLQGMNLAKKPYNKLFIDYKDIADGGEFDVFTGRLPNQLFVQDLERPTSKISEQLIVPNPAFITTGRTFKQQINVAMNCADPQAKIYYTLDGSIPNASSNVYLRPLTFTGTTTVRAIAIKEGKTSFVNSGTFTLFNSNLKITQLSKYLPNYAASGDDALVDGAEGTANWRMGNYWQGFQGKDLEVVVDMGQVKPIKHISLGTLQDTGAWIVFPKQVEYQLSDDGKNFKTVATVATKVGIESLASQTQTFTASINGRARYIKVVAKQYGQLPAWHESKGNQSYIFVDELKVDQ, from the coding sequence ATGTCTATCCACCTGTTCAAAAAGGTCAGTTCTTTCTCTTTATCTATTTTATTATCAGCTTCTTTTATTAGCGCTAACGCGCAAAAGAAGAAAAATCTCACGCCGTTGGTGGATCCATTTATCGGTACGGGTGGCCATGGACATACCTTTCCTGGCGCTACCTTGCCATTTGGAATGGTACAGTTAAGCCCTGATACCCGCTTGGAAGGTTGGGACGGCTGCTCGGGTTATCATTATAGCGATACTACGGTGTACGGCTTTTCACATACCCACCTGAGCGGCACAGGTGTTCCAGACTACTGTGATATACTTTTTATGCCGACCACCGGTGTTCCACGTTTGAATAATTCGGAATACCGCTCAGGATTCAAAAAGGCTAATGAAGAGGCATCGCCCGGCTATTACAAGACCTACCTGGACAAATACCATATTAAGGCAGAACTGACAGCAACCTTGCGTGCTGGACTACACCGATATACGTTCCCCTATACGGATAAGGCGAATATTGTGATCGACCTGAAACATCGAGACAAGGTGCTGGACTCGTGGATAGAGGTGGTCAATGACCATGAGATACGCGGAATGCGACGGTCCTCCTCGTGGGCAAAGGACCAGTACGTATATTTTTACGCCAAATTCTCTAAACCTTTCAGCACCTATAGCATAGCCTCTGACGAAATAGCCCAGCCTGGAAAGCAAAAGCTTGAGGGAAAGAATATCAAGATGTACGTGCAATTCAATGACCCTAATGAAGTGTTGGTTAAGGTAGGCATATCATCAGTAAGTGCTGATGGAGCTTTAAAAAATTTGGATGCTGATCTGAATGACTTTGATTTCAAACAGACCGTTAAGCAAGCTAAAGCAGCCTGGAACACTGAACTGAATAAGATCATAGTGGAAGGCGGCGGACCACAGTCGAACCAACAGCCGGTCAACACCAACAATGGTGGTTACCCATACGCACAACGGTCCCGACCTAGGGCCGCTCCCGCAGTTGACCATGCAAAGAACAAGCAGACCATTTTTTATACTTCGCTGTACCACTGCATGATGGCTCCAAACGTATACAGCGATATTGACGGCCAATACCGTGGACTTGACGGCAAGGTACATAATGCTCAAGGATTCAACTACTACACGGTGTTCTCGCTTTGGGATACCTTTAGGGCCGAACACCCGCTGTTGACACTCATCGACAAAAAGCGGACGCTAGACTTTATCAAAACGTTTCTAGCAATGTATGAGCAGGCTAGCACACTTCCGGTATGGCCATTGGCCTCTAACGAGACCTGGTGCATGATCGGGAATCATGCCATACCAGTGATCGCTGATGCATACAGCAAAGGCATACGCGATTTTGATGCCGGTAAAGTGCTGGAAGCTATGAAAGCCTCAGTCAACCGTGATCAATTTGGACTTACCGCCTATCGCACGAACGGCTTGGTGCTCGGCGATACCGAATCAGAGTCAGTATCAAAAACCCTGGAATATGCCTATGATGATTACTGCATTGCTCAAATGGCCAAAATGATGGGCCGCAATGAGGACCATGATACTTATAGTAAGCGGGCGCAGTATTGGAAGAACGTTTTCAATGAGCAAAATGGGTTCATGCAGGCGCGGGTAAACGGTAGTTGGTATACGCCGTTCTATCCTACTGAGGTCAACAATAATTACACAGAAGGAAATGCCTGGCACTATAGCTTCTTTGTTCCGCAGGATGTAGAAGGACTGATGAACAGCTTAGGTGGCCGCGAAAAGTTCGAGGCTAAGTTGGATGAATTGTTCACCACTACCGATAAGCTGAGTGGCCGTGAACAAGCCGACATTACCGGACTGATCGGTCAATACGCGCATGGCAATGAGCCAAGTCATCACATGGCCTATCTGTACAACTTTACCGCCAACCCCGAGAAAACGCAGATGCGTTTGAACGAAATATTTAGAACTCAATACAGTGCTAAACCGGATGGATTGGCCGGAAATGAAGATTGTGGGCAGATGTCTGCATGGTATGTTATGAGTGCTTTGGGCCTTTACAATATAGCGCCGGGTCAGCAACAATTTATGATCGGCTTGCCGCAATTTGATAAAGCGACTGTAACGCTCGAGAACGGCAAGAAGTTCGTCGTTACCAATTCGGGAGCTTCCGTTGGCTTGAATAACACTTACCTGCAGGGTATGAACCTGGCTAAAAAGCCTTATAATAAGCTATTTATCGACTACAAGGACATTGCAGATGGCGGCGAATTTGATGTGTTCACCGGGCGTTTGCCTAATCAGCTGTTCGTGCAGGACCTGGAACGGCCAACATCAAAGATCAGTGAACAATTGATCGTACCCAACCCGGCGTTTATTACTACTGGTCGGACCTTCAAACAGCAGATCAATGTAGCCATGAACTGTGCAGATCCGCAAGCAAAGATCTATTACACATTGGATGGCAGCATACCCAACGCATCATCTAATGTTTATCTAAGACCGTTGACCTTTACCGGTACGACCACTGTTAGAGCGATAGCGATCAAAGAGGGCAAGACCAGCTTTGTGAACTCAGGAACTTTTACCCTCTTCAATTCCAACTTAAAGATCACGCAACTGAGCAAATACCTGCCTAATTATGCCGCATCGGGTGACGATGCTTTGGTGGATGGCGCAGAAGGCACCGCAAACTGGCGTATGGGCAACTATTGGCAGGGCTTTCAGGGTAAAGATCTTGAAGTGGTTGTAGACATGGGGCAGGTAAAGCCGATCAAACACATCAGCCTGGGTACGCTTCAGGATACCGGTGCCTGGATAGTTTTCCCTAAGCAGGTGGAATATCAGTTATCCGACGATGGCAAGAATTTTAAAACCGTTGCTACTGTGGCCACTAAAGTTGGGATAGAGAGCCTTGCTTCGCAAACACAGACCTTCACAGCTTCTATCAACGGTCGCGCACGTTATATCAAAGTTGTTGCTAAGCAATATGGCCAATTACCAGCATGGCATGAAAGTAAAGGCAACCAGAGCTACATATTCGTTGACGAATTGAAAGTTGATCAATAG
- a CDS encoding amidohydrolase yields MENLKITTYQGYLFWENIDKNLQNIGLRLSSIPNTDLIVLPEMFNTGFSMDAEKLAEPMNGKTMQWMQTIARKHECVVTGSLIIKENDKFYNRMIWMRPDGTSQYYDKRHLFAMGNEDKTYTAGTEKLVVELNGWKILLGICYDLRFPVWLRNDINDPYDILLLVANWPEKRSLHWRTLIPARAIENQSFVIAVNRFGYDGNEVHHSGDSMCIDPNGKVIYYKPNEEDIYTFSISPEELEKTRRYMPFLKDADHFRLEN; encoded by the coding sequence ATGGAAAATTTAAAGATCACTACTTATCAAGGCTACCTGTTTTGGGAGAACATTGATAAGAACCTGCAAAACATAGGTTTACGCCTGTCATCTATACCGAATACCGACCTTATCGTGTTGCCTGAGATGTTCAATACTGGCTTTAGTATGGATGCTGAGAAGCTTGCTGAACCCATGAACGGTAAGACCATGCAATGGATGCAAACGATAGCCCGCAAGCATGAGTGCGTGGTAACAGGAAGCCTCATTATCAAGGAGAACGACAAGTTCTATAACCGCATGATCTGGATGCGTCCTGACGGAACTTCTCAATATTACGATAAGCGACACCTATTCGCGATGGGAAATGAGGATAAGACCTACACCGCGGGCACCGAAAAGCTTGTGGTGGAATTGAACGGTTGGAAGATCTTATTGGGCATCTGTTATGACCTTCGTTTTCCGGTGTGGCTACGTAACGATATCAATGACCCTTATGATATTCTACTATTGGTGGCCAATTGGCCGGAAAAGCGCTCGCTGCACTGGCGAACGCTGATCCCGGCTCGTGCTATCGAGAATCAATCGTTCGTGATCGCTGTGAATCGTTTTGGTTATGATGGTAATGAGGTACACCACTCTGGCGACTCTATGTGTATTGACCCAAACGGTAAGGTCATTTATTACAAACCTAATGAAGAGGATATCTACACCTTCAGTATCAGTCCTGAAGAATTAGAAAAGACCCGCCGCTATATGCCTTTTTTGAAAGATGCTGACCATTTTCGTCTTGAAAACTGA
- a CDS encoding methionine aminotransferase, with the protein MMSASKLPQTGTTIFTTMSALANEVGAINLSQGFPDYDCDPELVELVNQAMKAGQNQYAPMAGWMPLREQLAQKVQDLYGATYDPDTEITITAGGTQAIFTAICAAIHPNDEVIVFEPAYDCYAPAIKLMGGTVKSLELEPPTYRINWEMVKRLITNRTRMIILNSPHNPTATILHQEDIEELSTIVRNRDILILSDEVYEHLIYDGEVHHSMARYPELQQRSFIAASFGKLFHTTGWKVGYCLAPAALMQEFRKIHQYLVFSVNTPVQVGIANYLKNEEHYLTLSKFFQQKRDLFRSGLANTKFELLPCSGSYFQSVSYRKFSDMKDTDLAIQITREHGVASIPVSAFYNKATDHHILRFCFAKKQETLEKAIERLMKL; encoded by the coding sequence ATGATGTCTGCCTCTAAACTGCCTCAAACAGGAACAACGATCTTCACAACGATGTCGGCATTGGCCAACGAGGTCGGTGCTATAAATCTGTCGCAAGGCTTCCCCGATTATGATTGCGACCCCGAATTAGTAGAATTGGTGAACCAGGCCATGAAAGCCGGTCAAAACCAATACGCCCCCATGGCGGGCTGGATGCCGCTAAGAGAACAACTGGCTCAAAAAGTGCAAGATCTATATGGCGCTACCTACGACCCTGACACCGAGATCACTATCACGGCCGGCGGTACTCAAGCCATCTTCACGGCCATTTGTGCGGCTATACATCCAAATGATGAGGTGATCGTTTTTGAACCCGCTTATGACTGTTATGCACCGGCTATCAAGCTAATGGGCGGTACTGTTAAGTCATTGGAACTGGAACCACCCACCTACCGCATCAATTGGGAAATGGTGAAACGGCTGATCACCAACCGAACACGGATGATCATTCTGAACTCGCCCCACAATCCTACGGCTACCATCTTACATCAGGAGGATATAGAAGAGCTAAGCACCATTGTAAGGAACCGTGATATACTGATCCTGAGCGATGAGGTCTATGAACACCTGATATATGATGGCGAGGTGCACCACAGCATGGCCCGATATCCGGAGTTGCAGCAGCGCAGCTTTATCGCGGCCTCCTTTGGTAAGTTATTTCATACCACCGGTTGGAAGGTGGGCTACTGTCTGGCTCCGGCTGCGTTGATGCAGGAGTTCCGGAAGATACATCAGTACCTCGTTTTTAGTGTGAATACCCCTGTGCAGGTGGGCATCGCTAATTATCTAAAAAATGAGGAACATTATCTGACTTTATCGAAATTTTTCCAACAAAAGCGAGATCTTTTCAGATCTGGTCTGGCTAATACCAAGTTCGAGCTGCTTCCATGCAGCGGTTCTTATTTTCAGTCGGTCTCTTATCGGAAATTCAGTGATATGAAGGACACTGACCTGGCTATCCAGATAACCCGCGAGCATGGCGTGGCTTCTATACCGGTCTCCGCCTTTTACAATAAAGCGACCGACCATCATATCCTACGTTTCTGTTTTGCCAAAAAGCAGGAAACGCTTGAGAAAGCGATCGAGAGGTTGATGAAATTATAA
- a CDS encoding ABC transporter substrate-binding protein codes for MKRYQYLPFILLLFAVISCHQKPKNGAPVVGFVDAFEDATIAQAKTGFEDALAKNGYSQQKGNIEIEYQNAQGSIPTLTQIVNKFVSEPVDLLATSTTLASVTASQKTKTIPIFMMVSPTPERAHLVDANGKAPANLFGTVEDLNYIDTSFLLIPKLLPKKNEQLVVGMIYNQSEPQSADAMQRIKELAGKLNISLIALPLNSSADAQLVTRSLLGKNIDAFFANPDNTVFSAFETILKACEERHVPIFTSEAGLVQRGAVAAFGADIYQWGYQSGLQAAQYLRTHKVFGLKPEMVKVRKRVYNAAVAKKYNINVPAGFEAVK; via the coding sequence ATGAAGCGTTATCAATATCTACCTTTCATTTTGCTCCTATTCGCCGTTATCAGTTGTCATCAAAAACCTAAGAACGGCGCGCCGGTGGTAGGCTTTGTTGATGCCTTTGAGGATGCGACCATTGCCCAGGCCAAGACCGGTTTTGAGGATGCGTTGGCCAAAAATGGGTATAGCCAACAAAAGGGAAATATCGAGATCGAATATCAGAACGCACAAGGGAGCATTCCTACACTGACGCAGATCGTCAATAAGTTCGTTTCCGAGCCGGTCGATCTTCTGGCTACCAGCACTACGCTGGCCTCGGTGACGGCTTCCCAAAAGACCAAGACCATTCCCATTTTCATGATGGTATCGCCCACGCCAGAGCGTGCCCACTTGGTCGATGCGAACGGTAAGGCTCCGGCCAATTTGTTCGGTACCGTGGAAGACCTGAACTATATAGATACCTCATTTTTGCTGATCCCCAAGCTGCTTCCTAAAAAGAACGAGCAGTTGGTAGTGGGTATGATCTACAACCAATCGGAGCCACAATCGGCTGATGCCATGCAGCGCATCAAGGAACTTGCTGGTAAGCTGAACATATCTTTGATCGCGTTACCGCTCAATTCATCAGCTGATGCGCAATTGGTCACTCGCTCGCTATTGGGCAAGAACATCGATGCGTTCTTTGCCAATCCTGATAATACCGTATTCTCCGCCTTCGAGACCATTTTGAAGGCTTGCGAAGAGAGACACGTTCCCATCTTCACTAGCGAGGCTGGTCTGGTACAGCGCGGGGCGGTGGCAGCCTTCGGTGCCGACATTTATCAGTGGGGTTACCAATCGGGCCTCCAGGCAGCTCAGTATCTAAGAACGCACAAAGTGTTTGGACTCAAGCCAGAGATGGTCAAGGTGCGCAAGCGTGTTTATAACGCGGCAGTTGCCAAAAAGTACAACATCAACGTTCCTGCAGGTTTCGAGGCCGTCAAATAA
- a CDS encoding ABC transporter permease produces the protein MDLYLAALLQGLCFSGMAVGIYLSMKIFNIPDITTDGSYALGGVITGVLLIHAFPLYVTALIVLIAGAIAGAFTAFIHTKIRINALLAGILVMTALYSVNLTIAGRSNLPLIGTSSVFDLIRLTNEPTINSLIVIVIISAVVIITVGRSLKTDFGLAMRATGNSETMIRALGVNTDRMKIIGLAIANALTALSGFLITQQQGFADVNMGIGIVIIGLGSVIIGETLINWLRVTSIMLSLVLILAGAIIFQIVLAVTLDLGVNPNLLKAVTAILVLLIVGIPRLAFDRHDQV, from the coding sequence ATGGATCTGTATCTCGCAGCGTTATTACAGGGTTTGTGCTTTTCAGGGATGGCGGTAGGCATTTACCTTTCCATGAAGATATTTAACATCCCCGATATAACTACCGATGGCAGCTATGCCTTGGGAGGGGTGATCACCGGTGTTTTGCTGATCCATGCGTTCCCATTGTATGTCACCGCCCTGATCGTGTTAATCGCCGGGGCCATAGCTGGGGCGTTTACGGCGTTCATCCATACCAAGATCAGGATCAACGCATTGTTGGCGGGTATCCTGGTGATGACGGCGCTTTATTCGGTCAACCTCACCATTGCCGGCCGGTCTAACCTTCCGCTGATCGGTACTTCTTCTGTTTTCGACTTGATACGTTTGACCAATGAGCCGACCATCAACTCATTGATCGTCATTGTCATCATTAGTGCGGTGGTCATTATCACGGTCGGCCGATCATTAAAGACCGACTTTGGCCTGGCCATGCGTGCTACTGGTAACAGCGAGACCATGATCCGTGCCCTGGGTGTGAATACCGACCGGATGAAGATCATTGGTTTGGCTATTGCCAATGCACTAACGGCTTTGAGTGGCTTCCTGATCACGCAGCAGCAGGGGTTTGCTGATGTGAATATGGGTATCGGTATCGTGATCATCGGCTTAGGTTCGGTGATCATTGGCGAAACGCTTATCAACTGGTTACGGGTCACCTCCATTATGCTTAGCCTGGTGCTGATATTGGCAGGCGCTATCATTTTCCAGATCGTATTGGCCGTTACGCTCGACCTCGGTGTAAACCCTAACCTGCTCAAAGCTGTTACCGCTATATTAGTATTATTGATCGTGGGCATACCACGCTTAGCATTTGACCGCCATGATCAGGTTTGA
- a CDS encoding ABC transporter ATP-binding protein: MIRFEQVSKTFNKGKANEVQAVKPLDLTVDNGDHLVIVGSNGSGKSTLLNLTAGSLLPTSGRIHFDDTEVTRMPDHERSRWIARVFQNPLSGTAPDLSILDNFRLAALRTKSKGLRIGTSDAFKKQVQDKVSILNMGLQDKLGQAMGTLSGGQRQALTLLMSVMDECKILLLDEPTAALDPRSAALVMSTADKLIKELKLTAILITHNLKDAHQYGNRLIQMDDGDIIRDLSTESKLNLTQVDLFAWFS, from the coding sequence ATGATCAGGTTTGAACAAGTAAGTAAGACCTTTAATAAAGGTAAGGCCAACGAGGTGCAGGCCGTTAAGCCGCTTGATCTCACAGTGGACAATGGCGACCATTTGGTGATCGTGGGGTCGAATGGGTCAGGCAAAAGCACACTGCTTAACCTTACGGCTGGCAGCTTACTGCCTACAAGTGGTCGTATACACTTTGATGATACCGAGGTGACACGCATGCCTGACCATGAACGCAGCCGTTGGATCGCGCGCGTATTTCAAAACCCATTGAGCGGTACCGCACCCGACCTGAGTATATTAGATAATTTTAGGTTAGCTGCTTTGCGTACAAAAAGCAAAGGCTTACGCATAGGCACCAGCGATGCGTTCAAAAAGCAAGTACAGGACAAGGTCTCCATACTGAATATGGGATTGCAAGATAAATTGGGCCAGGCAATGGGGACACTGTCAGGTGGGCAACGCCAGGCATTGACCTTATTAATGAGCGTGATGGATGAGTGCAAGATCCTACTGCTTGATGAACCTACCGCCGCACTCGACCCGCGATCGGCCGCCTTGGTCATGTCAACCGCCGATAAACTAATTAAAGAGCTTAAACTGACCGCAATATTGATCACTCATAACCTAAAAGATGCACATCAATATGGCAACAGGCTCATTCAGATGGATGATGGAGACATTATTCGCGACTTATCTACTGAAAGTAAATTAAATTTAACGCAAGTGGACCTATTTGCCTGGTTCAGTTAA